The following proteins are co-located in the Pseudarthrobacter siccitolerans genome:
- the gcvH gene encoding glycine cleavage system protein GcvH, protein MSKVVAELKYSAEHEWVAADGSGPTGVGISAVAADALGDIVYVDLPEVGSTVTAGETCGEVESTKSVSDLYAPVTGEVVEINEEVVSDPALINNDPYGAGWLFKVAVTEEGPLMSAEEYAAANGGEL, encoded by the coding sequence ATGAGCAAAGTTGTTGCTGAACTGAAGTACTCCGCCGAGCATGAGTGGGTTGCTGCTGATGGATCCGGGCCTACCGGCGTCGGAATCTCTGCTGTGGCCGCGGATGCGCTGGGCGACATCGTGTACGTGGACCTGCCCGAGGTGGGCTCCACAGTGACCGCGGGGGAAACCTGCGGCGAAGTGGAATCCACTAAGTCCGTCTCGGACCTCTACGCCCCCGTCACCGGCGAAGTGGTGGAGATCAACGAGGAAGTGGTCTCCGACCCCGCCTTGATCAACAACGACCCCTACGGCGCCGGCTGGCTCTTCAAGGTGGCCGTCACCGAAGAGGGTCCGCTGATGTCCGCTGAAGAGTACGCGGCAGCCAACGGCGGCGAACTGTGA
- the gcvP gene encoding aminomethyl-transferring glycine dehydrogenase, producing the protein MTVQSSPSTFADRHIGARRQSDIDTMLKAVGYDNLDGLVDSAVPDSIRQDKPLTLENALSEVQVLAELRKLAGKNKMAVQMIGQGYYDTVTPPVIRRNILEAPAWYTAYTPYQPEISQGRLEALLNFQTMVQDLTALPVANASLLDEATAVAEAVLLMRRANKNKTAKDGKTVLDADLLPQTIAIVLGRAEALGFEVEIADLTNGLPDGDVNGVVLQQPGVSGRVWDQSAVIAEAKDRGALVTVAADLLALTLITPPGEQGADIAVGSTQRFGVPLFFGGPHAAYMAVRDGMERTLPGRIVGVSKDNAGVPAYRLALQTREQHIRREKATSNICTAQALLAIVSSFYAVYHGPDGLKAIAETVHNNARALAATLKIAGRELVSDTFFDTITVRVPGKAAKVITAAEARGINLRLIDADTVGVSVDETTTPEVLSAVVVAFGAGPVVEAAGFELPETVLRTSTYLQHPVFNTHRSETQLLRYIRRLSDRDLALDRTMIPLGSCTMKLNATAEMEAISWPEFASIHPFAPDSQTAGWRELISGLESDLAEITGYDQVSIQPNAGSQGELAGLLAIRGYHHSRGDQQRNVCLIPASAHGTNAASAVLAGMKVVVVATAADGTIDHADLQAKIEAHKDVLSAIMITYPSTHGVYDSDVREVCGATHAAGGQVYVDGANLNALVGLAQPGKFGGDVSHLNLHKTFCIPHGGGGPGVGPVAAKAHLAPFMPSDANKAAHEAGHGVAISASRFGSAGVLPISWAYVKLMGGQGLTEATKSALLAANYVAARLDEHFPVLYTGESGLVAHECILDLRELTAKTGVTAEDVAKRLIDFGFHAPTLSFPVAGTLMVEPTESEDLAEIDRFIEAMITIRREIDQVAAGDFAVENSPLRNAPHTAAAVVSSDWNQMYPREQAAFPVSSLRQDKYFPPVGRIDGAAGDRNLVCSCPPLTEFEN; encoded by the coding sequence ATGACGGTTCAATCGTCCCCCAGCACCTTCGCAGACCGCCATATCGGCGCGCGCCGCCAGTCGGACATCGACACCATGCTTAAGGCCGTCGGCTACGACAACCTTGACGGCCTGGTCGACAGCGCGGTCCCCGATTCCATCCGCCAGGACAAGCCCCTCACCCTCGAGAACGCCCTGAGCGAAGTCCAGGTCCTCGCCGAGCTCCGCAAGCTGGCGGGCAAGAACAAGATGGCCGTGCAGATGATCGGCCAGGGCTACTACGACACCGTGACCCCGCCGGTGATCCGCCGCAACATCCTCGAAGCCCCCGCCTGGTACACCGCCTACACCCCCTACCAGCCCGAAATCTCGCAGGGCCGGCTCGAGGCGCTGCTCAACTTCCAGACCATGGTCCAGGACCTCACCGCGCTCCCGGTGGCCAATGCCTCCCTCCTGGACGAAGCCACCGCCGTCGCCGAAGCCGTGCTCCTGATGCGCCGCGCCAACAAGAACAAGACGGCGAAGGACGGCAAGACCGTCCTCGACGCCGACCTCCTCCCGCAGACCATCGCCATTGTGCTGGGCCGCGCCGAAGCACTGGGCTTCGAGGTGGAAATCGCCGACCTCACCAACGGACTGCCCGACGGCGACGTCAACGGTGTGGTCCTCCAGCAGCCGGGCGTCTCCGGCCGGGTCTGGGACCAGTCGGCCGTCATCGCCGAAGCCAAGGACCGGGGTGCCCTGGTCACCGTCGCCGCCGACCTCCTGGCGCTCACCCTGATCACGCCGCCGGGCGAGCAGGGCGCGGACATCGCCGTCGGCTCCACCCAGCGTTTTGGCGTGCCGTTGTTCTTTGGGGGACCGCACGCCGCCTACATGGCCGTCCGCGACGGCATGGAACGGACCCTTCCCGGCCGCATCGTGGGCGTTTCCAAGGACAACGCCGGCGTCCCCGCCTACCGGCTTGCCCTCCAGACCCGCGAGCAGCACATCCGCCGAGAGAAGGCCACGTCCAACATCTGCACCGCGCAGGCACTGCTGGCCATCGTCTCGTCCTTCTACGCCGTTTACCACGGCCCTGACGGGCTGAAGGCGATCGCCGAAACCGTCCACAACAACGCCCGCGCCCTCGCCGCTACGCTGAAGATCGCCGGCCGCGAACTGGTGTCCGACACCTTCTTCGACACCATCACTGTCCGCGTACCCGGCAAGGCCGCCAAGGTGATCACCGCCGCCGAAGCCCGCGGCATCAACCTGCGCCTCATCGATGCGGACACAGTTGGCGTGTCAGTCGATGAAACCACGACGCCGGAGGTCCTCTCCGCAGTGGTCGTCGCCTTTGGCGCCGGTCCCGTTGTGGAGGCCGCCGGGTTCGAGCTGCCCGAGACGGTACTGCGCACCTCCACCTACCTGCAGCACCCGGTATTCAACACCCACCGCTCCGAAACCCAGCTCCTGCGCTACATCCGCCGCCTCTCGGACCGCGACCTGGCGCTGGACCGCACAATGATCCCGCTGGGCTCCTGCACTATGAAGCTCAACGCCACCGCCGAGATGGAAGCCATCTCCTGGCCGGAATTCGCGTCCATCCATCCGTTCGCGCCGGATTCCCAGACTGCCGGCTGGCGTGAACTCATTTCCGGACTCGAATCCGACCTTGCCGAAATCACCGGCTACGACCAGGTGTCCATCCAGCCCAATGCCGGCTCGCAGGGCGAGCTCGCCGGCCTGCTGGCAATCCGCGGCTACCACCACTCCCGCGGTGACCAGCAGCGCAACGTCTGCCTGATCCCGGCTTCGGCGCACGGCACCAACGCCGCTTCGGCTGTCCTCGCGGGCATGAAGGTTGTTGTGGTGGCTACCGCTGCCGACGGCACGATTGACCACGCCGACCTGCAGGCCAAGATCGAGGCCCACAAGGACGTCCTCTCGGCCATCATGATCACGTACCCCTCCACCCACGGTGTGTACGATTCCGACGTCCGCGAGGTGTGCGGCGCCACCCACGCAGCCGGCGGCCAGGTGTACGTTGACGGCGCGAACCTGAACGCCCTCGTTGGCCTCGCCCAGCCGGGCAAGTTCGGCGGCGACGTGTCCCACCTGAACCTGCACAAGACCTTCTGCATCCCGCACGGTGGTGGGGGACCGGGCGTCGGACCGGTTGCTGCTAAGGCACACCTCGCGCCGTTCATGCCGAGCGATGCCAACAAGGCCGCGCACGAGGCCGGGCACGGGGTTGCGATATCTGCTTCACGCTTCGGTTCCGCCGGCGTGCTGCCGATCTCGTGGGCGTACGTGAAGCTGATGGGCGGCCAGGGACTCACCGAAGCCACCAAGTCAGCTCTGCTCGCGGCAAACTACGTTGCGGCCCGGCTGGACGAGCACTTCCCGGTCCTCTACACCGGCGAGAGCGGTCTGGTTGCGCACGAGTGCATCCTGGACCTGCGCGAACTGACGGCCAAGACCGGCGTCACCGCCGAGGACGTAGCCAAGCGCCTGATCGACTTCGGCTTCCACGCCCCCACGCTGTCCTTCCCGGTCGCGGGCACCCTCATGGTGGAGCCCACCGAGTCCGAGGACCTCGCGGAGATCGACCGCTTCATCGAAGCCATGATCACCATCCGCCGGGAAATCGACCAGGTGGCCGCCGGCGACTTCGCCGTGGAGAACTCCCCGCTGCGGAATGCACCCCACACGGCAGCCGCCGTCGTTTCCTCCGACTGGAACCAGATGTACCCGCGCGAGCAGGCCGCCTTCCCCGTTTCCTCGCTGCGGCAGGACAAGTACTTCCCGCCGGTCGGCCGCATCGACGGCGCAGCAGGGGACCGCAACCTGGTCTGCTCCTGCCCGCCGCTCACCGAGTTCGAAAACTAA
- the gcvT gene encoding glycine cleavage system aminomethyltransferase GcvT: MTENYTALYEQHKIAGASFTDFGGWQMPLKYSSELAEHHAVRNAAGLFDLSHMGEVWVTGPDAGAFLDYALAGKLSAVAVGKAKYSLICQEDGGIIDDLISYRRGEQKYLVVPNAGNAAVVAAALAERAANFDVRVEDVSAETSLIAVQGPNAEAILLTLVPAEQHVLVTELKYYAAVEVEINGQELLLARTGYTGEDGFEIYIPNEDAAGLWEALLEVGSDHGLIPAGLACRDSLRLEAGMPLYGNELSRSGNPYAAGLGPVVSLKKESDFVGKAVLAELKELGAGSTSGRKLVGLKGLGRRAGRSHYPVLKDGNAVGEVTSGQPSPTLGYPIALAYVDVEHSEPGTALDIDLRGKAEPFEVVDLPFYKRTK, translated from the coding sequence ATGACTGAGAACTACACCGCGCTGTACGAGCAGCACAAAATTGCCGGCGCTTCCTTCACCGACTTCGGTGGCTGGCAGATGCCGCTGAAGTACAGCTCCGAACTGGCCGAACATCACGCCGTCCGCAACGCTGCCGGCCTGTTCGACCTCTCCCACATGGGCGAAGTCTGGGTCACTGGCCCCGACGCCGGAGCTTTCCTGGACTATGCCCTTGCCGGCAAGCTGTCCGCCGTGGCCGTGGGCAAGGCCAAATACTCGCTGATCTGCCAGGAAGACGGCGGCATCATCGACGACCTCATCTCCTACCGCCGGGGCGAACAGAAGTACCTCGTGGTCCCTAACGCCGGCAACGCTGCGGTGGTTGCCGCCGCATTGGCCGAACGGGCCGCCAACTTCGACGTCCGCGTGGAAGACGTGTCCGCTGAGACCTCCCTCATCGCAGTCCAGGGACCGAACGCCGAAGCCATCCTCCTGACGCTGGTCCCCGCCGAACAGCATGTGCTGGTGACCGAGCTGAAGTACTACGCGGCTGTCGAGGTGGAGATAAACGGGCAGGAACTGCTGCTGGCCCGCACCGGTTACACCGGCGAAGACGGCTTCGAGATCTACATTCCCAACGAGGATGCTGCCGGCCTGTGGGAGGCCCTGCTGGAAGTTGGTTCTGATCACGGGCTCATTCCCGCCGGGCTCGCGTGCCGCGACTCGCTCCGCCTCGAAGCGGGCATGCCGCTCTACGGCAACGAGCTTTCCCGCTCGGGCAACCCCTACGCCGCTGGCCTGGGCCCGGTTGTCTCGCTCAAGAAGGAATCGGACTTCGTGGGCAAGGCAGTGCTTGCCGAGCTCAAGGAATTGGGCGCCGGTTCCACCTCCGGCCGCAAGCTCGTGGGCCTCAAGGGCCTGGGCCGCCGCGCCGGACGCAGCCACTACCCGGTCCTCAAGGACGGCAACGCTGTAGGCGAGGTGACCTCCGGCCAGCCGAGCCCGACCCTCGGTTACCCGATCGCCCTGGCCTATGTCGACGTCGAACACTCAGAACCCGGCACCGCCCTGGACATCGACCTCCGCGGCAAGGCAGAGCCCTTCGAAGTCGTCGACCTCCCGTTCTACAAGCGCACCAAATAG